In the Bacteroidota bacterium genome, one interval contains:
- a CDS encoding response regulator transcription factor translates to MTNSDIKILIVDDEEDILEFVGYNLRKEGYQVITAGNGDEAVTLARQHVPQLIILDIMMPGMDGIETCREMRDIELLKNTVITYFTARSEDYSQIAGFDAGADDYITKPIKPRLLISKVAALLRRYRISDEKPETGSSADDLIIDREAYEVHFKSRSFTLPKKEFELLALLVSKPNRVFTREEIYARIWGDDIIVGERTIDVYIRKIREKLGTDNIVTIKGVGYKYEQ, encoded by the coding sequence ATGACCAATAGTGATATTAAAATACTTATTGTTGATGATGAAGAAGATATACTGGAGTTTGTAGGTTATAATCTGCGCAAGGAGGGATACCAGGTGATTACTGCCGGCAATGGTGACGAAGCTGTAACGCTTGCACGGCAACATGTGCCGCAGTTGATCATCCTCGATATCATGATGCCCGGAATGGATGGCATTGAAACATGCCGGGAGATGAGAGATATCGAACTGCTTAAAAATACCGTCATCACTTACTTTACCGCCAGGAGTGAAGATTACTCCCAGATTGCCGGATTTGACGCCGGTGCTGATGATTACATCACCAAACCCATCAAGCCCCGTTTACTAATAAGCAAGGTAGCGGCGTTGCTGCGTCGCTACAGGATATCTGATGAAAAGCCGGAAACAGGCTCCTCTGCGGACGACCTGATAATTGATCGCGAGGCATACGAGGTCCATTTTAAAAGCAGGTCATTCACGCTGCCCAAAAAAGAATTTGAACTTCTTGCCCTATTGGTTTCCAAACCCAACAGGGTGTTCACACGCGAAGAAATATATGCCAGAATATGGGGTGATGATATTATTGTCGGTGAACGTACCATTGACGTTTACATAAGGAAGATCCGTGAAAAACTGGGCACAGACAATATTGTAACCATTAAGGGAGTTGGATACAAATACGAACAATGA
- the phoU gene encoding phosphate signaling complex protein PhoU, with translation MTHLNTELKILKSDIIDEWELVISQLARARDAVENFNKDIIAEMASTEKLIDAFELKIDMDCENLLALFNPLANDLRFVLAVLKINYNLERIGDFAWGLAKIVKESTQPFEKEHLEKTNLPDIIDAGIDMLKEALTAFENEDNRLARNVFTRDHLLDNSNKNAVGNIASIIKQNPEGIINHLNLLIAIRKIERVGDHTKNISEEIIFYLEAKVLRHKKHKNKV, from the coding sequence ATGACGCATCTCAATACTGAATTGAAAATATTAAAGTCGGATATCATCGACGAGTGGGAACTGGTCATCAGTCAGCTTGCCAGGGCCCGTGATGCCGTTGAAAACTTTAATAAGGATATCATTGCGGAAATGGCATCAACAGAAAAGCTTATCGATGCCTTTGAGCTGAAAATTGATATGGACTGCGAGAACCTCCTGGCTTTATTCAATCCTCTTGCCAATGATCTCAGGTTTGTACTGGCTGTGCTTAAAATAAACTATAATCTTGAACGCATTGGCGATTTTGCATGGGGACTGGCAAAAATCGTCAAAGAAAGTACACAACCGTTTGAAAAAGAGCATCTTGAAAAGACAAATCTGCCGGATATCATTGATGCCGGCATCGATATGCTGAAAGAAGCTTTGACTGCTTTTGAAAATGAAGACAACCGCCTTGCCAGAAATGTATTCACAAGGGATCATTTACTGGATAACAGTAATAAAAATGCCGTTGGTAACATTGCGAGTATCATCAAACAAAATCCTGAGGGCATAATAAATCATCTCAACTTACTAATCGCCATACGTAAAATTGAAAGGGTAGGAGATCATACCAAAAATATATCGGAGGAGATTATTTTTTACCTGGAAGCCAAAGTGCTGCGGCATAAGAAACACAAGAACAAGGTGTAG